In Ipomoea triloba cultivar NCNSP0323 chromosome 15, ASM357664v1, one genomic interval encodes:
- the LOC116006150 gene encoding protein phosphatase 2C 50-like: MDEMYQAVVVPFRLGNFICDNQIVGGHMDVTRLKVMGDTPSLFSDDNGAKSSDQLPAGNDDSNCGDSESDLSITVSTIPEENRSEGAMTSENESNWIASDAVARESEDDDYLSLEGDPILDSSCSLSVVSDSSSVCNDDLLAEIASEIEAQNFIDVERNICNIELVSRSGNLEESNDEKIVGDALAVAASPTEGSTDGSSSKSSAVVQLPLDKGSSATVGRSVFEVDYVPLWGHTSVCGRRPEMEDAFATVPRFFKIPIEMLIGDRVLDGSTRRLSHLTAHFFGVYDGHGGSQVANYCHDRIHAALAEELEIIMAELNDENAKHNCQEQWTRAFSNCFLKVDAEVGGQGGHEPVAPETVGTTAVVAIVCSSHIIVANCGDSRAVLCRGKEPMALSVDHKPNREDEYARIEAAGGKVIQWNGHRVFGVLAMSRSIGDRYLKPWIIPDPEVMFIPRTKDDDCLILASDGLWDVMTNEEVCDLARKRILQWHRKYGVTLPSERGEGTDPAAQSAAEYLSNRALQKGSKDNITVIVVDLKPQRKVKNKT, from the exons ATGGACGAGATGTATCAGGCGGTTGTGGTGCCATTTAGATTAGGTAACTTCATCTGTGATAACCAAATTGTGGGAGGTCATATGGATGTCACTAGGCTAAAGGTGATGGGTGACACTCCGAGTTTATTTTCTGATGATAACGGGGCTAAAAGTTCTGATCAGCTTCCTGCTGGCAATGACGACTCCAACTGTGGTGATTCCGAGAGTGACCTTAGCATCACAGTTTCGACGATTCCTGAAGAGAATCGGAGCGAAGGGGCTATGACATCTGAAAATGAAAGCAACTGGATTGCTAGCGATGCTGTTGCCCGGGAGAGTGAGGACGATGATTACTTATCGCTCGAGGGTGATCCGATTCTCGATAGCTCCTGTTCCCTCTCGGTGGTGAGCGATTCTAGTAGCGTGTGCAATGATGATTTGTTGGCCGAGATAGCATCTGAGATAGAAGCACAGAATTTTATAGATGTCGAGAGAAACATCTGCAATATTGAACTTGTCTCGAGGAGTGGAAATTTAGAAGAATCAAATGACGAGAAGATTGTCGGTGACGCTCTGGCAGTTGCAGCCAGCCCTACAGAAGGGAGTACGGACGGGTCCAGTTCGAAATCATCTGCAGTAGTTCAGCTGCCTTTGGATAAAGGATCGAGTGCAACAGTGGGTCGCAGTGTTTTTGAAGTGGATTATGTGCCGCTATGGGGACATACCTCTGTGTGCGGAAGGCGACCAGAAATGGAAGATGCGTTTGCAACAGTACCAAGGTTCTTTAAAATTCCCATAGAGATGCTAATTGGTGATCGTGTTCTTGATGGAAGTACTAGGCGTTTAAGTCATTTGACTGCTCATTTTTTTGGAGTCTATGATGGTCATGGAGGCTCTCAG gTTGCAAATTATTGTCATGATCGAATTCACGCTGCATTAGCTGAAGAGCTGGAAATTATTATGGCTGaattaaatgatgaaaatgCTAAGCATAATTGCCAAGAGCAATGGACAAGGGCATTCAGCAATTGTTTTCTGAAGGTCGATGCTGAAGTTGGAGGGCAAGGTGGTCATGAACCCGTTGCCCCAGAAACCGTGGGCACTACTGCTGTTGTTGCCATTGTTTGTTCGTCTCACATAATTGTGGCGAACTGCGGTGATTCGAGAGCTGTTCTCTGTCGGGGGAAAGAACCCATGGCATTATCGGTGGATCATAAA CCAAACCGAGAGGATGAATATGCAAGGATTGAAGCAGCTGGCGGGAAAGTAATACAATGGAATGGACATCGTGTCTTTGGTGTTCTTGCAATGTCAAGGTCCATAG GAGATAGATATTTGAAACCTTGGATTATTCCTGATCCGGAAGTGATGTTTATTCCTCGCACTAAAGATGATGACTGCCTGATTCTGGCCAGTGATGGTTTATGGGATGTAATGACAAATGAAGAAGTTTGCGATTTGGCACGTAAGCGCATACTCCAATGGCATAGAAAGTACGGTGTGACTCTCCCCTCGGAGAGAGGTGAAGGAACCGATCCTGCAGCTCAATCAGCAGCTGAGTACCTATCAAACCGAGCTCTCCAAAAGGGCAGCAAGGACAACATAACCGTGATTGTGGTGGACTTGAAACCTCAACGAAAGGTTAAGAACAAAACCTGA
- the LOC116006151 gene encoding (S)-coclaurine N-methyltransferase-like, with protein sequence MKSIVQVPYEASVRVMLATLERNLLPDAVIRRLTRLLLASRLRSSYKSSADLQLSDLLHFVHSLKEMPIAIMTEKPKSQHYELPTSFFKLVLGKQFKYSCCFFPDQYSTLEDAEKAMLELYCERSQIKDGHTVLDVGCGWGSLSLYIAEKYSNCKVTGICNSVTQKAHIEEQCRELQLENVDIIVADISTFDMEASYDRIFSIEMFEHMKNYGDLLKKISKWMKPDSFLFVHYFCHKTFAYHFEDINDDDWITRYFFSGGTMPSANLLLYFQDDVSVIDHWLVNGKHYARTSEEWLKRMDENMKSVKPIMESTYGKDSALKWTVYWRTFFIAVAELFGYNNGEEWMVAHFLFKKK encoded by the exons atgaagaGTATTGTGCAGGTTCCCTACGAAGCCAGTGTGCGCGTAATGCTGGCTACACTGGAGCGTAATCTCCTGCCGGACGCCGTCATACGCCGCCTCACCCGCCTGCTCTTAGCCTCCCGCCTCCGCTCCTCCTACAAATCCTCCGCCGACCTTCAACTCTCCGACCTCCTTCACTTCGTGCACT CTTTGAAAGAGATGCCAATAGCCATCATGACTGAAAAGCCAAAGTCTCAGCATTATGAACTACCTACTTCCTTTTTCAAGCTTGTTCTTGGAAAGCAGTTTAAGTATAG CTGCTGTTTCTTCCCTGACCAGTACAGCACCTTAGAGGATGCTGAAAAGGCAATGCTAGAGTTGTACTGTGAGAGGTCACAGATAAAAGATGGTCACACTGTCCTGGATGTTGGTTGTGGCTGGGGTTCTCTTTCCCTCtacattgcagagaaatatagtAACTGCAAAGTTACAGGTATTTGCAACTCGGTGACCCAAAAGGCACATATCGAAGAACAATGCAG GGAGCTTCAGCTGGAGAACGTGGACATCATTGTTGCTGATATTTCCACGTTTGATATGGAAGCGTCCTATGACCGAATATTTTCCATTGAAATGTTTGAG CATATGAAGAACTATGGAGATCTGCTTAAGAAGATATCCAAATGGATGAAGCCAGACAGCTTCCTTTTTGTTCATTATTTCTGCCATAAGACATTTGCTTACCACTTTGAG GATATCaatgatgatgattggattACCAGATACTTCTTCAGTGGAGGTACAATGCCTTCAGCAAATCTGCTCCTTTATTTTCAG GATGATGTTTCTGTGATTGACCACTGGCTTGTGAATGGAAAACATTATGCGCGGACAAG TGAGGAGTGGCTTAAGAGAATGGATGAAAACATGAAGTCTGTAAAGCCAATTATGGAATCAACTTATGGAAAGGACTCTGCTCTTAAATGGACTGTCTATTGGAGAACATTTTTCATAGCTGTTGCTGAACTGTTTGGATACAACAATGGAGAAGAATGGATGGTTGCTCATTTTCTCTTCAAgaagaaatga
- the LOC116006633 gene encoding protein PLASTID MOVEMENT IMPAIRED 1-RELATED 1-like, with translation MSSKFGSGKSGGGDRSGGRLLRDIEQISKALYVHKTPPKALVSPSYHGLKSMGNTRILESKSNSVTEELSQKNKKSSIWNWKPLKALAHLRNQRFNCCFYVHVHAIEGLPVNFNDLSLCVKWKRKDAVLITCSAHVSCGTAEFGETLMHQCSVQGSRSGPQHSAKYEPKLFLLQASVIGAPALDIGKHWVDLTRLLPLTLEELEEGKRSSGKWTTSFKLLGKAKGAMLNVSFGFTVYDSNSAEPSHFTKFHDHLKGCGPVASDHVVDCDDTSGNSMLRRVVSVPHKPTSGSHMPSHSLDANGFKEIFGDQGSEIDQSVTFLYQKLEEGKLGNLEDFSFFLERLESMKAKSGSSHDYTSECTAKEFEGSEFTMSELGIEVCSQNQLKTDQGSLRFNNSFIETIDVTDIFQDYETAVDENTECNLKQEVKSDLDEKGDMDDSKYDETDEHDKDPMIEELESIFLDLFSTVSAEPVSSADVNKPVDQSDYFLTKSSYKANKRAKSLSLDDVAESVANDFLDMLGIEDSLVDVSCESFPDSPRENLLKQFEKENLSSMNSIFYSDKTEDKAIFTRVASTGRGRVACSDDFDLSLVNQEVEKGQTRSTLSIRNKRNVKMLENLETEDLMNKWGLNEQAFQPSPHSSSGGFGSPIHLPHEESLELPPLGEGLGPTVQTENDGFLRSMNPLLFRSAKNAARLIMQVSCSVVLPAVMGSSLMEILECWASKGIEKFTIQANKLMPLDDITGKTMHQIAGETGSRPKVDERFCIPTKVENFSFDQCSVNLNSSSQRYEVDQDYVSPEDLVPLALTKVEPLTIEGLRIQSDMSDSEAPSCIRPWSHGVLNTREASGLQHENFKENDDDIDELVNLSLSLDEWMRLDAGCFNDKLEITEQLTKILAAHSSAPIDLSNLQLARDDETVDSLGQNYGLLNRTFTLALRVQLRDPFRDAEMVGTPMLVLIQVERSYPLEENIHGEEDTMNEHSFPRFRISEIHMAGLNVENSDEKICGTKRHKQSGSRWLLSSGIGRMNKHPFSTSNAIVKSSLQTKRKTSPGDILWSIELAPLNIHVRNPDIIFPK, from the exons ATGTCATCTAAATTTGGATCTGGGAAGAGTGGTGGTGGGGATCGAAGTGGTGGAAGGTTGCTGCGCGATATTGAACAAATTAGTAAAGCTCTTTATGTACACAAAACTCCACCTAAGGCTTTAGTTTCTCCATCATATCATGGGCTCAAGTCTATGGGTAATACACGCATCTTGGAATCAAAATCCAATTCTGTAACAGAGGAGCTGTCGCAGAAGAACAAGAAATCTTCAATATGGAATTGGAAGCCCTTAAAAGCTTTAGCGCACTTGCGCAATCAGCGGTTCAATTGTTGTTTCTATGTACATGTGCATGCAATTGAAGGGTTACCTGTGAATTTTAATGATCTTAGTTTGTGTGTGAAGTGGAAACGAAAGGATGCAGTTTTGATAACTTGCTCTGCTCATGTTAGTTGTGGGACAGCTGAATTTGGAGAGACTTTGATGCATCAGTGTTCTGTGCAAGGCAGTAGAAGTGGGCCCCAACATTCAGCAAAGTATGAGCCTAAGCTGTTTTTGCTTCAAGCTTCTGTGATTGGGGCTCCAGCTCTGGACATTGGGAAACACTGGGTTGACCTTACAAGGTTGCTTCCTCTAACTTTGGAGGAGCTAGAGGAGGGTAAAAGAAGCTCAGGGAAGTGGACCACAAGCTTTAAACTGCTGGGAAAGGCTAAAGGTGCCATGCTAAATGTTAGTTTTGGTTTCACTGTGTATGACAGTAACTCCGCAGAACCAAGTCATTTCACCAAATTTCATGATCATCTCAAAGGATGTGGACCCGTTGCATCGGATCATGTTGTGGACTGTGATGACACTAGTGGTAATAGCATGCTACGTAGAGTTGTAAGTGTTCCTCATAAGCCGACCTCTGGTTCTCATATGCCATCTCACTCGCTAGATGCAAATGGCTTTAAAGAAATTTTTGGTGACCAAGGATCAGAGATTGATCAGTCAGTTACCTTTTTGTATCAGAAACTTGAAGAGGGAAAACTAGGAAACTTGGAGGACTTCAGTTTCTTCCTTGAACGCTTGGAGTCAATGAAAGCAAAGTCTGGTTCTTCACATGATTATACTAGTGAATGTACTGCAAAAGAATTTGAAGGTTCTGAATTTACTATGAGTGAGCTGGGTATAGAAGTATGTAGTCAAAATCAACTAAAAACAGACCAAGGATCTTTACGTTTCAATAATTCTTTCATTGAAACTATTGATGTCACTGACATTTTTCAAGATTACGAGACTGCTGTTGATGAGAATACAGAATGCAATTTAAAGCAAGAAGTCAAAAGTGACCTTGATGAAAAAGGTGATATGGATGATAGCAAATATGATGAGACTGATGAACATGATAAAGATCCAATGATTGAAGAGCTTGAGTCAATTTTCCTTGACCTGTTTTCTACTGTATCTGCAGAGCCAGTATCATCAGCAGACGTCAACAAGCCTGTTGACCAAAGTGATTACTTTCTTACAAAGTCTAGTTACAAAGCGAATAAGAGAGCAAAATCACTTAGCTTGGATGATGTTGCAGAATCTGTGGCAAATGATTTTCTTGACATGCTGGGTATTGAAGACAGCCTGGTGGATGTAAGCTGTGAAAGTTTTCCTGATTCTCCCAGAGAGAACCTTCTGAAACAATTTGAAAAGGAAAACCTCTCTTCCATGAACTCCATTTTTTACTCAGACAAGACAGAGGACAAGGCTATATTCACTCGCGTTGCTTCAACTGGCCGTGGAAGAGTTGCTTGTTCTGATGATTTTGATTTATCGTTGGTTAATCAAGAAGTTGAGAAGGGGCAGACAAGGTCAACACTGTCAATTAGAAACAAAAGGAATGTTAAAATGCTTGAAAACTTGGAAACAGAAGATTTAATGAATAAATGGGGTTTAAATGAACAGGCATTTCAACCTTCTCCTCACTCCAGCTCTGGTGGATTTGGAAGTCCTATCCATCTTCCCCATGAGGAGTCACTAGAATTACCTCCTCTTGGAGAAGGCTTGGGACCAACTGTGCAGACAGAGAATGATGGCTTCTTGCGTTCAATGAATCCATTACTTTTCAGGAGTGCAAAGAATGCTGCAAGATTGATCATGCAAGTTTCTTGTTCGGTTGTGCTTCCTGCTGTAATGGGTTCTAGTTTAATGGAGATATTAGAGTGCTGGGCATCCAAGGGAATCGAGAAGTTCACTATTCAGGCAAATAAGTTGATGCCTTTGGATGATATCACTGGCAAGACAATGCACCAAATTGCTGGGGAAACTGGATCTAGACCCAAGGTGGATGAGAG ATTCTGTATCCCGACTAAAGTagaaaatttttcttttgatcAATGTTCTGTTAACCTGAACTCAAGCTCACAACGCTATGAAGTGGATCAGGATTATGTTTCTCCAGAAGATCTTGTTCCTTTAGCATTGACTAAGGTTGAACCCCTCACAATTGAAGGCTTAAGAATCCAGTCTGACATGTCAGATAGTGAAGCACCTTCTTGTATTAGGCCCTGGTCCCATGGAGTTCTGAATACTAGAGAAGCTAGTGGATTGCAACATGAGAACTTTAAAGAAAATGATGATGACATTGATGAATTAGTAAACTTGTCTTTGTCGTTGGATGAATGGATGAGGCTGGATGCTGGTTGTTTCAATGATAAGCTCGAGATTACTGAACAACTTACTAAAATCTTAGCTGCCCATTCTTCAGCACCCATTGATTTAAGCAATCTTCAGTTGGCAAGAGATGATGAGACAGTAGATTCCTTGGGCCAAAACTATGGTCTTTTAAACAGAACCTTCACATTAGCTCTAAGAGTTCAGCTTAGAGATCCCTTCCGTGATGCTGAAATGGTTGGTACCCCAATGCTTGTTCTAATCCAAGTAGAGAGGTCTTATCCATTGGAAGAAAACATCCATGGTGAAGAAGACACTATGAATGAACACTCTTTTCCTCGGTTTAGAATCTCTGAGATCCACATGGCAGGTTTGAATGTTGAAAATAGTGATGAGAAAATTTGTGGCACGAAAAGGCATAAACAATCTGGATCCCGATGGTTGCTTTCTAGTGGCATAGGCAGGATGAATAAGCATCCATTTTCCACATCAAATGCTATAGTTAAGTCATCCTTGCAGACAAAGAGAAAAACGAGCCCTGGTGATATCTTGTGGAGTATCGAGTTAGCGCCATTAAATATTCATGTAAGAAACCCTGATATTATTTTTCCCAAGTAA
- the LOC116006009 gene encoding acyl-lipid (9-3)-desaturase-like — protein sequence MAESKKYITAEELKEHNKAGDLWVSIQGKVYDVSEWVKVHPGGELPLRSLAGQDVTDAFVAFHPGSVWHHLDTFFNGFYLRDYTVSEVSKDYRRLVSEFSKMGLFEKKGHGVFISMCFIVMIFAVSVYGVLCSENVWVHLGSGGLMGFLWIQSGWLGHDSGHYQIMMSKGSNRFAQILTGNCLAGISIGWWKWNHNAHHISCNSLDHDPDLQHLPFFVVSSKFFSSLTSYIYERKMNFDIFARFLVSYQHWTFYPVMCFARINLFAQSFALLLSNRKVPHRGQELLGLLAFWVWYPLLVSCLPNWWERIMFVVASFTVTGIQHVQFCLNHFSASVYVGPPTSHDWFEKQTNGTLGISCASWMDWFHGGLQFQVEHHLFPRLPRCHLRKVSPFVKDLCRKHGLPYNVASFWKANQLTLRTLRNAALQARDLTKPVPKNLVWEAVNTHG from the coding sequence ATGGCGGAATCCAAGAAGTACATTACTGCAGAGGAGCTGAAGGAGCACAACAAAGCAGGGGATCTGTGGGTGTCAATTCAGGGGAAAGTGTATGATGTTTCAGAGTGGGTGAAAGTCCATCCAGGTGGGGAGTTGCCTCTGAGGAGCCTTGCAGGCCAAGATGTGACTGATGCTTTTGTGGCATTCCACCCAGGGAGTGTGTGGCACCATCTTGACACTTTCTTCAATGGGTTTTACCTCAGGGACTACACAGTATCTGAGGTGTCCAAGGATTACAGGAGATTAGTCTCTGAGTTCTCCAAGATGGGGCTGTTTGAGAAGAAAGGGCATGGGGTTTTCATCTCCATGTGCTTCATTGTAATGATCTTTGCTGTGAGTGTTTATGGGGTTTTGTGCAGTGAAAATGTGTGGGTGCATTTGGGTAGTGGAGGGCTGATGGGGTTTCTGTGGATTCAGAGTGGGTGGTTAGGGCATGATTCTGGGCACTATCAGATTATGATGAGTAAAGGGTCTAACAGATTTGCCCAAATCCTTACTGGGAATTGTCTTGCAGGGATAAGCATTGGGTGGTGGAAATGGAACCATAATGCCCATCACATTTCCTGTAACAGCCTTGACCATGACCCTGATCTGCAGCACCTGCCTTTCTTTGTGGTATCTTCCAAGTTCTTTAGTTCACTCACTTCATATATCTATGAAAGAAAGATGAACTTTGACATATTTGCTAGATTCTTGGTTAGCTATCAGCATTGGACATTTTATCCTGTCATGTGTTTTGCTAGGATTAATCTGTTTGCACAGTCATTTGCACTGTTATTGTCCAACAGAAAAGTGCCCCATAGGGGCCAGGAGCTATTAGGGCTGCTTGCATTTTGGGTATGGTATCCATTGCTTGTTTCTTGCTTGCCCAATTGGTGGGAGAGAATCATGTTTGTTGTGGCTAGTTTTACAGTGACCGGGATTCAGCACGTTCAGTTCTGTCTCAACCATTTCTCGGCCAGCGTTTATGTTGGACCGCCTACTAGCCACGACTGGTTCGAGAAGCAGACTAATGGGACTCTGGGCATTTCGTGCGCTTCTTGGATGGATTGGTTCCATGGAGGGCTGCAGTTTCAGGTTGAACATCATTTGTTTCCCAGGTTGCCGAGGTGTCATCTCAGAAAAGTGTCTCCCTTTGTTAAGGATCTGTGCAGAAAGCATGGTTTGCCTTACAATGTCGCCTCGTTCTGGAAGGCGAATCAATTGACTCTCAGAACGCTTCGAAATGCTGCACTGCAGGCGCGGGACTTGACCAAGCCGGTGCCCAAGAACTTAGTCTGGGAAGCTGTTAATACCCATGGTTGA
- the LOC116005534 gene encoding putative uncharacterized protein YDL057W, translating to MQHKKVVVVNNHGEKLVGILHETGSKELVIVCHGFKSSKDRIPMVNLAAAFEKGGISAFRFDFAGNGESEGSFQYGNYRREADDLLTVVEHFRQNGRFITAIIGHSKGGNAVLLYASKYRDIPTVINIAGRYNLKRGIEGRMGKNYLEQIKQDGFIDVKNRRGKVEYRVTEESLRDRLTTDTRLACQTIPLSCRVLTIHGSMDEMVPVDDALEFAKYIPTHTLHIIEGADHEFTLHQDELASLVVAFVMASVSKEEITKPSESCVRKQKSIHSRF from the exons ATGCAACATAAAAAGGTAGTAGTGGTGAACAACCATGGTGAGAAGCTTGTGGGCATATTACATGAAACAGGCTCTAAGGAGCTTGTAATTGTGTGTCATGGTTTCAAATCCTCAAAG gaTCGCATTCCCATGGTGAACCTTGCTGCTGCTTTTGAGAAAGGAGGAATTAGTGCTTTCCGCTTTGATTTTGCAGGCAATGG AGAAAGTGAGGGTTCATTCCAGTATGGTAACTACCGTAGAGAAGCTGATGATTTGCTTACTGTAGTTGAACATTTTCGCCAGAATGGACGTTTCATAACAGCAATTATTGGGCATAGCAAAG GAGGGAATGCTGTGCTTTTGTATGCATCAAAGTATAGGGATATACCTACAGTCATCAATATTGCTGGTCGCTATAATCTGAAGAGAGGAATTGAAGGTCGGATGGGCAAAAACTATCTGGAGCAAATCAAGCAAGATGGATTTATTGACGTTAAAAACAGGAGAG GGAAAGTTGAGTATCGAGTGACCGAGGAAAGTTTGAGGGACCGCCTAACAACCGATACTCGTTTGGCATGTCAAACTATTCCACTAAGCTGCAG GGTGTTGACGATCCATGGTTCAATGGATGAAATGGTGCCCGTTGATGATGCCCTGGAATTCGCCAAGTACATCCCAACCCACACACTGCACATTATCGAGGGAGCAGATCATGAATTTACCTTGCACCAAGATGAATTGGCTTCTCTAGTGGTCGCCTTTGTCATGGCTAGTGTATCTAAGGAAGAAATAACCAAACCATCAGAGTCATGtgtaagaaaacaaaaatcaattcATTCTCGTTTCTGA